In Emcibacteraceae bacterium, a single window of DNA contains:
- a CDS encoding DUF983 domain-containing protein, which yields MPDIKKTDTSASPIKAGLMCRCPRCGKGKLYKGFLDFADKCSECELDYSDFEKGDGPAVFIILIMGFIVVGFALVVEVRFHPPLWVHAVLWTPLILGGSIAMLRPMKGLIIAMQYIYKAREGKLDQ from the coding sequence TTGCCTGATATCAAAAAAACAGACACATCAGCCTCGCCTATAAAAGCGGGGCTGATGTGTCGTTGTCCCCGGTGTGGCAAAGGTAAATTATATAAGGGGTTTCTTGATTTCGCCGATAAATGTTCAGAATGTGAACTGGACTATTCGGACTTTGAAAAAGGCGACGGACCAGCCGTCTTCATAATTCTGATTATGGGTTTTATTGTCGTCGGCTTTGCCCTGGTTGTTGAAGTTAGATTTCATCCGCCGCTTTGGGTTCATGCGGTGCTCTGGACACCGCTTATTCTTGGCGGGTCTATCGCAATGCTCAGACCAATGAAAGGTCTGATTATTGCCATGCAATATATTTATAAAGCACGTGAAGGTAAATTGGACCAATAA
- a CDS encoding cytochrome c oxidase subunit 3, whose translation MSDSHAPNHNYHLVDPSPWPIFCSFSAFILFFGGVLYLHYDNPWVVSIGALLTIFGAYSWWGDVIREAEHEGHHKPIVQLGLRYGMFLFIMSEVMFFVAWFWAFFDASIFPKEAINYVWPPEGIETLDPWHLPLVNTLILLLSGCTVTWAHHSLIEGDRAMFKQMLLFTVLLGMSFTGIQAYEYHHATFGFADGIYSSTFYMATGFHGFHVLIGTIFLLVNLFRGMAGHFTPKHHFGFEAAAWYWHFVDVVWLVLFFCIYVGITG comes from the coding sequence ATGTCAGATTCACATGCCCCAAACCATAACTACCATCTGGTAGACCCAAGTCCATGGCCAATATTCTGTTCGTTTTCGGCATTTATATTGTTTTTCGGTGGCGTTCTTTATTTGCATTATGACAACCCATGGGTTGTCAGCATCGGTGCATTGCTTACAATTTTTGGTGCCTATAGCTGGTGGGGTGATGTGATCCGCGAAGCTGAACATGAAGGGCACCATAAGCCTATTGTTCAGCTCGGTCTGCGCTATGGCATGTTTTTGTTTATCATGTCCGAAGTTATGTTCTTCGTGGCATGGTTCTGGGCATTCTTTGATGCCAGTATTTTCCCGAAAGAAGCCATTAATTATGTCTGGCCACCTGAAGGGATTGAAACACTTGATCCATGGCATCTGCCATTAGTGAACACTCTAATCCTGCTACTGTCCGGTTGTACTGTAACCTGGGCCCACCATTCGCTTATCGAAGGTGACCGTGCAATGTTTAAACAAATGCTCCTATTTACAGTTCTGCTGGGAATGAGCTTTACAGGCATTCAGGCATATGAGTACCATCATGCAACATTCGGCTTTGCTGATGGCATCTATAGCTCAACATTCTATATGGCAACAGGTTTTCACGGGTTCCATGTTCTGATTGGAACTATATTCCTTCTTGTGAATCTGTTCCGTGGAATGGCCGGGCACTTTACACCGAAACATCATTTCGGGTTTGAAGCCGCTGCTTGGTACTGGCATTTCGTTGACGTTGTCTGGCTTGTATTGTTCTTCTGCATTTATGTGGGAATTACAGGTTAG